The Oscillatoria acuminata PCC 6304 genomic interval TGGAGACCGGGACGGAACTCGCCACCCTACCCAAAAAATCACAGCCTTGGGTAAAATAAAGAACCGATGTGATTTGGCGGTGTTAACTGCTACTGAAAAATGACCGAACTACTTCAACAGGCGATCTCCCAAATCCAACAACTCCCACCCGACCAACAAGATGCGATCGCCGCTCGATTTTTGGCACAGTTGCAGGATGAGCAAAAATGGGAAACCCGTTTTGCTACCACGACAGACGATCAATGGGATTCAGATGGCGGCAATGGTGTGGCAGGAGATCGCAGCAGGAGAAACTGTTCCCCTTGATGAGGTCTTCCCAACACAAAAATGACATCAGATGAGTTGCTAAAACGAATGTAGTCAGTAGGATTAGAGTGCGTTAGACGGTATCAATGATGATATTAAATGGGGGGCGGGTGTATTTTCTGCGGTTGGAGGGGTTGAGGGGTTGAGAAAGGGGGTTGCTTAACCCGATTGGAGTGAGGCGGCACAGGTAATGGCAGCAACCGGATTTCTGGGATGTGGGTGGGAAGGGTTGGTTCTGACCGAAACGTGCGATAAAATCATAACTGTCCCACCTAACCCCCTGTCCAAATCACTATCGGGTAAGCATTGCCAAAGCGATGACCACAAACTTAGAGAGCTACTGTTTCAAAGGCAATGCGTATGGGATGATCAGAAGGAGGTAAAAAATTGAGCTTTTCAAACCCAATCACTTGCCCCTGTTGATCCTTCATTAAAATCACCTCATCGCCGGTTTCTTCGGCTTCCACCTCATCTTGAGGATTACCAAACCAGACAACAAGTGTATTGCCGGTGCGGTCATAGAATACTTTTACTTCTGCCATAATTGCTCTCCTTCCTTAATAGCACTGGTTCGATAGGCTGTAATTAAAAATCCTTCTCCATTTAAGCGTCTAGTCACTGCACAGACCCAACGTTTTGTACCATCATTACGGTAGAATAGGTAAACCTGAGCATCAGTGTTACTAAGATGAACTTCGTCTGGGTCGCTTAATGTATTTTGTACCTCGGTCAAGCGGTTGATCATGATTGGATGCTTAACGGTGACAATAAACTGCCAATACTCAACAGTTGTGCGAACGCAGAAGCCAAGAGGCGTGACGATTTCAAAGAGGATTTCAGGATTCGATGAGGAATCATCGTTCATATTCTAGCGGTTTTGCCGTCATAGAATATCTCGCTCAATACTAGGATTCAATTCATTATAGGCTGCTTCTAACGATCGGACCCTGGAACTGTGGTGGAACTTAGCAACAGGTAAACCATTAGCCACCTTTACCGGAAAAGCTGCGATGAATTCCGGTGCCGTTGCACCGGATGGGGTGACGGTGGTGGCGAGGGATGCTGGGGGGCGAATGTATTTTCTGCGGTTGGAGGGGTTGAGGGGTTGAGAAACCGAGTTGCTTAACCCGATTGGGGTGAGGCGGCAAAGGTTAGGGCAGCAACCGGATTTCTGGGATGTGGGTGGAGGGCAAGAAACCCGGTTGCTGGGACGATTCGATCAAAGCCTCAAGGACAGTCAACCCTATAATGGAGAAGCACATTTCCTGGAGCGGACTCTATGTTACTCAGCGAACTGTTACCTACCGTTAATCAGTTATCTCATCAAGATAAACTTCGACTGATCCACTTTCTCCTCTTGGCAGTCGCTAAGGAGGAAGGGTGTAGCCTAGAACTAACCAGAGAAGTTGACTCAGCGAATGAGTTGCTCCAGCAGCTTGCATCGACTGAGGCAGTGGTATGGTCGCCGCAAACAGATAGCGCATCTGTTCAGGCATTGTCGGATCTTCTGGTGGCAGCAAAGGAAGGCAGCATCTAATGCTTGATGGACAACGATATTCATTCACTGAACGCATTGATAGTCTTGGGCGCTCCTACTGCGACTATTTACCCTTGACGCTCACGTTAGGCGATCGCTCTGTGGAAGTGACTGCGTTGCTAGATACAGGCGCAAGTGTCAATGTTTTGCCCTACGAGATAGGTTTACAACTAGGAGCAATCTGGGAAAATCAGACGGTTTCAATCCCCTTAAGCGGTAATTTGGGTCGGAGGGATTCACGAGGTTTGGTTGTATCTGGTGCGATCGCTCAGTTTCCTCCCCTGCTACTTGCATTTGCTTGGACTGAATCGAGAGATATACCCGTTATTCTTGGACAAATGAACTTCTTTGCCGAGTTCAACGTATGTTTTTATCGACACGAGTCGGCTTTTGAAGTTTGCCCGAAGGATAGCTGAAATCAATCAACTTATTCGTGAGGGATTTGTGGTGGTTGCCGACTTAACCTATTCCGAAAAACAACAAGCAAAATTTGTGGCAAAACAAATTGCTTGATAGGCAAAAACTCAAAATATGCCAGCAACAAAGTACCTGTTACAGCAATCAATTAATTGAGACCCTTGCAGAAACTTACGGAAGGTAAACTATGACTCAACAAGTTCCCGAACCCAATGCCGAGTTACTATCCGTTGATGATATTCATCAAGATGTGATGACCCTAACAACGGTTTTAGAACAAAGCCATGCTGAACGCAAAGCCTATCAAATTTTATCCCAACCAGATATCCGTAATTTGCTCGATCGCATCCTATCCAAGGGAATTTGTAGCACAGAAGAGGAAGCCATAGAACGGGCCCTGACCCTCTTAATAACTGAAAGTTGAGAAAGCGAGTTTTTGTTTGTTCAGATAGCCAGTAGAGAAAAACGATGAAAATTAAAGCACTGATTTGGCAAGAAGATGATGTCTGGTGCGGTTCAGTCCCTGCCCTTCCCGGTTGTCATACCTGGGCATCGAGTTATGAAGAGTTATTAGAAATGCTTGCTGATGCCGTTCAGGGTTGGCTGGAAGTGGCGAGTGAACAACAAGAAGTCACCCCGGAAAAACAAGTCATTGAGTTGTCTTTATGAAATCCATTTCTGGCAAAGCACTCTGCAAAATTGTTGAACAGCAGGGTTAGCAGCTAAAACGAATCACAGGCAGC includes:
- a CDS encoding DUF2283 domain-containing protein yields the protein MAEVKVFYDRTGNTLVVWFGNPQDEVEAEETGDEVILMKDQQGQVIGFEKLNFLPPSDHPIRIAFETVAL
- a CDS encoding N-acetylglucosamine kinase yields the protein MNSGAVAPDGVTVVARDAGGRMYFLRLEGLRG
- a CDS encoding type II toxin-antitoxin system HicB family antitoxin encodes the protein MKIKALIWQEDDVWCGSVPALPGCHTWASSYEELLEMLADAVQGWLEVASEQQEVTPEKQVIELSL